In the Syntrophus aciditrophicus SB genome, TCTCCCGCGTCCAGGAGCCTGCACAGATCGGTAACCGGAACCATCCGCACCGTCCGGTTCTCGTATCCCGCCGTGTGCCAGGACAGCATTCCACCGGCCAGATACCCTGCCGGACATTCATAGCCCATTCGGATCAGATAGCGGACAACCGGGCTCAGATCATCGCAATCGTGTATGAGAAGAAGAGGCCGGTCATAGGGAAGAAACCAGCCGGCATATCCCGGAAGGCCGCCCAGCCAGATCGAAAGCGCGCCGGGCACGTGGGCCGCCCCGAAACCGAGCTCCATGCGGGTATCCACGACGAGGGACGATTCGAGCCGGGAGGCGAAGGCTGCCGCCGTCAGGGGTGTCGGGACAGGAAGAGCCCCCAGCAGAGGCGGGCCTTCGAGGTTCAGCCGTTCCATCTCCCGGAAATAAGGAGCGTATTCCAGCTTCCGCGCCACACCCCGGATGAAGGCGTCGCGGTCGGGAAACTGAAGTTTCGGATTATAGCGGCGCTCCAGGCCGATCGTGGTCCAGAGACGGTCCGAAATGTCGCCCGCGCAGACGGACCCCGCGCCATGACCCGCACAGACGATCACCTCATCGCCCAGAGGCAGGAGACGGCGGTGCAGGGTATCATACAGGAGCCAGGCCATCTTCTTCATCCGGTCTTCCCCGAGAAAATCCACCCGTCCCACATCCCCGGCAAAGAGGGCGTCTCCCGTAAAAACCATCCAGGGATTGCCGTCGGCGTCGTAGAGCAGGTAACTCATGCTGCCCGGAGTATGACCCGGCGAATGAATCGCTTCCAGTTTCAACCGGCCGATTTTCCAGGTCTGCCCATCCCCGACCGCTTCTCCGTATTGATAATCCCACTGGCCGTCGGCATGCCAGATCTCCGCCCCGGTACGGGCCGCCAGTTCCACCGAACCCAGGACAAAATCCTCGTGCCGGTGAGTCTCCAGGACGGCAACAATACGATACCCCTGAAATGTCGCCGCTTCCAGATAGACATCGATGTCACGGCGCGGATCGATCACCACGGCCTCGCGACTGTCGCCGACCAGATAGGAATACTGGGCCAGTCCTTCAGATTCGATTCGCTGAAAAAGCATGGACAACCTCCTTGATGAGAAAACCGGGACCATCACCCGGGCGAAAACGACCAGGTATGATCTGCAAACGCTTTGTTCAAAATGGGCATGACCGCACAATTCAAGGTGGATTATAGATTAAAGTCAGAGGTAGTTGCCAGAAAAAAGTAGCGGAGAAAAAGTGACCGACGGTGCTTTCCGCTCCTCTTCAATCCGTTGCATCCTCCCTGTTCCTGTGGTAAAAATAGCAATGATTTCCTGTTCTTTTTATCTTCACTTTTCTCTATGCGATCCATGAAATATGGGTAAGGAGAAACGAAAGGAGCCACGTCATGAAGAAGATCAAGATTTCGGGCATGAGCTGCAATCACTGCGTGATGGCGGTCACCAGGGCGTTGCACGGCATCGAGGGGATCAGGGATGTCTCGGTTGATCTGAAGACCGGTGAAGCGACCTTCGAGGAAACGATCCCTGTGGATCCGGAAATCATCCGAAAGAGAATCTCTGAAGCGGGGTACGAAGTTGTCGGATAAGGCGATCCTTCATATCTCGGGGATGACCTGCGCTTCCTGTGTGCGCCGCGTGGAGGAGGGACTGCGGGAAATGGCCGGCGTGGAGAAGGCCGCGGTCAATTTCGCCACCGAGCAGGCCGTCGTGGACTTCGATCCCGCTGCGGTCAAGCCTGAGCAGCTCGGTAAAAAGGTCCGGGAACTGGGGTACGAGGTCGTCAGGATCGATCAGCCCGTTTCCGGGGGGCTGGATAAAACGACGATCTCCGTCGGCGGAATGACCTGCGCCGCCTGCGTGCGCCGCGTGGAGAACGCCCTGAAAACCGTCGGCGGCGTGAAGGATGTGTCGGTCAATCTGGCTACAGCCCGGGCCACCGTTCTCCATGAACAAACCTGGAATGGCGTGGCGGGCCTGAAGCAGGCCGTCACCGATCAGGGCTACGAATTTCTCGGCGTTCTCGACGAGCTTCAGGAAGACCCCATCGCCGCCGCCCGAATCCGGGAAATCCGGGACCTGAGACTCCGGTTTACCGTGGGGGCCGTCCTCAGCGTCATCATCTTCATGGGCTCCATGCAGCACTGGTTTCCCTTTCTCCATGCCATCCCGCCGCGCCCCCTGCAAATGGTTCTCTTTGTTCTCACTGCCCCTGTCGTCTTCTGGGTGGGCAGCCGCTTTTTTGTCGGCGCGCTCAAGGCGGCCCGGCAGAAGACCAGCGACATGAACACCCTCGTGGCCATCGGCGCGTTATCCGCCTATCTCTATTCCGCCCTGGCCACCTTTTTTCCCCGGTTCTTTGCCGAAGCGGGCATTATGCCTCATGTCTACTATGACGGGGCGGCGGTCATCGTAACCCTGATCCTCCTCGGGCGGCTGCTGGAAGCGGGGGCCAAGGGCCGGACTTCCCAGGCGATCCGGCGGCTCGTCGGGCTCAAACCGAAGACCGCCCGCGTCGTGCGCGACGGCCGGGAACAGGACATCCCCGTGGAGGAACTGCTCAAAGGCGATCTCATCGTGGTCCGGCCGGGGGAAAAGATCCCCACGGACGGCATCGTCCGGTCCGGCGCTTCTGCAGTGGACGAATCCATGCTGACGGGGGAAAGCGTGCCAGTCAACAAGGAGCCGGGCAACGAGGTTTTCGGCGCCACGTTGAACCGGAGCGGGAGTTTCACCTTCGAAGCGACGAAGATCGGGGCGGAAACGGCCCTGGCCCAGATCATCCGGCTGGTGGAAGAGGCCCAGGGTTCTAAGGCCCCCATTCAGAGGCTGGCTGACCGTGTGGCGGCGGTCTTTGTCCCCACCGTTCTGGCCATCGGGTTGGTGACCTTTATCGTCTGGTATTTCTTCATCCCCGAACCTGTTTTCAGCCGCGCCCTTCTGAATTTCGTCTCCGTTCTGGTCATTGCCTGTCCCTGCGCCCTCGGACTGGCCACTCCTACGGCGGTCATGGTGGGAACGGGTCTGGGGGCGGAACACGGCATCCTGATCAAGGGCGGAGAAAGTCTGGAAAAGGCCTATCGGCTGACTATCGTGGTTTTTGACAAGACGGGCACCCTGACCCGGGGGGAGCCGGAGGTGACGGATATCGTTCCGGCGGAGGGATTCACACCGCAAAATGTCCTTCAAACGGCGCTTTCCATCGAATCCCTGTCAGAGCATCCCCTGGCCCAGGCCATCGTGAAACGGGGAAAAGCGGAGGGACTGTCTCCCCTGCCCGTGGAAAACTTTGAAGCGCTGTCCGGATTGGGAACGAGGGCAAAAATTGCAGGCAGATCCTGCCTGCTGGGAAATCCCCGTCTTATGGTCCAGGAAGGCATGGCCCTGCAGGGGTTGGATCGGCAGGCTGCCGACCTCGCCGGCCAGGGAAAGACCTGCGTTCTGGTCGCCGAAGAGGGGCTGGTCATTGGCCTGATTGCCCTGTCCGATGTGCCGCGGGAATCGGCCGGAGCGGCCATCGCCGCTCTCAAGGTTGCGGGGCTCCGGGTGGCCATGATCACCGGCGACAACGCCAGCACCGGTCAGGCGATCGCACGGCAGCTGGAGATCGATCAGGTTCTGGCGGAGGTGCTGCCCGGCGACAAGGCCAGAGAAATCCGGCGTCTGCAGCAGGAGGGACAGATCGTGGCCATGGTCGGCGACGGCATCAACGACGCGCCGGCCCTGACGGCGGCGGATATCGGCATCGCCATCGGCGCCGGAACGGATGTAGCCATCGAGGCCAGCGACATCACCCTGATGACCGGCGATCTCCAGGCCGTTCCCCGGGCCATCCGACTTTCTTTCGAAACCATGAAGGTCATCCGTCAGAACCTCTTCTGGGCCTTCATTTACAACATCATCGGCATTCCCATCGCTGCCGGGGTGCTCTACCCCTTCTTCGGCATCCTGCTTAATCCGGAGTTCGCCGCAGCCGCCATGGCTCTGAGTTCTGTCTCCGTCGTCAGTAATTCTCTGCGTCTCCGCCACACGGGGTTAAAGAAAGATAAAAACGGATAATTTATGTATTTTTCTCATTTTCTGTTTTATATTAGCCTGTCTCTTTTTTAAAAACCGGTTTTCCGGTTTTTCCTTTTCTCCCATGCCCTTAAACCAGCGGGAGGAAAAGATGAATCGCCCGCTTATTGTTTATTGTTCTCTGCAACCTGATAACCGGCAGACTTTCAGAGCGTTTCCCGAAGTTCTGAGATTTTGCACCCCCTGATAAAACTGTCTGTTGACCCGAAGGGATGTGCCCCTGATTTCTGTGGCGGATGGATAAAGATGACGGATACGAAACAGGATATGATGGAGGATAAAAGAGAACATCCGAAGGCGGAAAATTTACCAAAGATCGAAGTGGGGTGTGGCGCTGCAAAGGGCGATGATTCCTACGCAGCCGGATTCAAGGCGGCCGGCAAGGCACTGGCGGGCATCACTTCTTATCGTTTGTCAGCGGTCATTGTGTTTGCTTCAGCATCCTACCATCTCGATGAGGTTCTCTCGGGCATCCGCGCTGCGGTGGGCCGGGTGCCGATATTCGGCGCCAGTTCCGCGGGAGAAATCTGCAACGGGACTCTCTCGGAAAGTGTGTCGGTGACGGCGCTGGCCTCGCCCTTTCTTTCGGTCGGGGTCGGGATCGGGAAAGAGGTGTCGACAGACTGGCGGAAGGCCATACATGCGGCCATAGATTCCGGCGGTTTGAATCGCTACTTCACTCCCCAGGACGGCTCTTACTATAACTCGATGACTCTTGAAGGCCGCTCGGCGTTCGCCATATTGTTCTCGCCGGCAAGCACTTCCCATTCCGATTCCTACAGTCCCGAAATCCTGGAAGAACTCAAACGTCTTTCCCTGGGGCGCCTCCTGTTTTTCGGTGGGGCGGCAGTCGACGCGGAAAAGACGAGCGGCCACGAAAATTTCATCTTTTATAACGATCAGGTCTGCTCTGACAGCATGATCCTGGCGGTCTTTGAAACCACCCTCAGATTCGGAATCGCCATGGGTCACGGGCTCCATCCAACAGCAAAAAGAGCGAGAATCACCCGGGTCCGGGATTACGAAGTTCTGGAACTCGACGGAAGACGCGCTGCCGATGTTTTCGCGGAGTTTCACGATCTTAAAAAAGCAGATCTGGAAAGCAAACCCCTTTTCGAGCAGAATTTGAACCATTTGGGCATGCGCGATGCTCTGGGACATTACACGATTTTTACCCCTCGCTGCTTTACTCCGGAAGGAGGCATCCTCCTCGCGCATCCGGCTCCGGAAGGGGCTTTTCTGGTTCTGATGGAAGCCGTCGAGGACGACATGATCGCCGCGGGAAAGAACACCCTGCGCCAGGCAATGATGCAGTCCGGAATCAACAGGCCCGCCGCGATCCTGGTCTGCTCCTGTTTCCTGAGAATGCTTCTTCTGGGAAACCGCATTGATGAGGAAATCGCGGCGATCACCGATATCATGCCCGGCACCCCCGTTACGGGTTTCTATTCAGCCGGTGAACAGGGAAGCAATGACGATCACATCAGCCGCCATAACAACGAGTCCATCGTCATTCTGCTTCTGGGCAACGAACTTTCTTACGCCGCACAGGTGGCCGGCGAAAATCGGATCATGCAGAGGGCTCTTGAATTTCGCATCTCCGAGCAGAAAAGACTGGAAAAGGAATTGGCTGATCAGGTCAGATTTCTCCAGACTTTGATCAAAACCATTCCCAGTCCTGTGTTTTACAAGGATCAGCAGGGAAGATATCTGGGCTGCAACAGGGCCTTCGAGGAATATAATCATATCAGCCGGACATATCTTCTGGGAAAATCCAACTGGGATTTCCTGCCCAGGGACCAGGCGGAACTGCACTGTAAGGTTGACGCCGACCTGGCTGAAAAAGGCGGAAAAGCGGTTTATGAATGCTCCATCGCCGGCAAGGACGGTGAACTCTTTCATTTCCTGAACAACAAAGCTGTTTTCCACCGGGCCGACGGCTCATTGGGCGGCATTATCGGAGTCCTGGTCGACATAACGGATCGTAAAAACACAGAAGAAGCTCTACGAGCCAGCGAGGAAAAGTTTCTCAAAGCTTTTCACAACAATCCCACCATGATGATTATCTGTACGGCCGATGAGGGACGGGTAATTGAGGTCAACGACAGCTGTCTGCGGATCATGGGTTTTACGCGCCTGGAGATGATGGGGAAAACATCGGGGCAGCTGAATATTCATGCCTGCCTGGAACAACGGGACACTCTGTTGAGGATGATGGAAGAAAAGGGCAGCGTGAGGAACATGGAAATCTCTTTGCGTACAAAAAGCGGAGAAATCCGCCATTGCCTTTTTTCAGCGGAACAGATTCAGTTGCAGAAAGGGAATCACATTCTGCTGCTTCTGCAGGACGTCACGGATCAGAAACGTTCAGAGGAAGAACGGCTGCAGCGAATACGATTGCAGAGCATTCTGAACATGGCGGGTACGATCTGCCATGAATTCAACCAGCCGATGCAGGTTCTCTCCGGATACATCGATCTCCTGCTGTCCCGTGCGTGGGAGGATTCGAAAGTCCACGGAAGCCTGCTTAAAATCAAAGAACAGACGGCACGGATGACGCAGATTACGCGGAAGCTCATGACTCTTAACGACCCTTCTGTTCAGGATTACGCCGGGATAGGCAAGATTGTGAATCTGAATGGAGACCAGGGGAAATAACGGAATCTATTTTTCAGAAAGGAAAATTTTACTGTGGGCGATAAAAAAATTCTTCTTGTAGATGATGAAGATCAAATCCTTCAGATGCTGAAAGAGGCGTTCAGCCTTTACGGCTATAAGGTCAAGACTGCATCAAGCGCGGAGGAGGCCCTGGACGTTCTCGCGAAGGAAAGCATCATGGTCATGTTCCTGGATCTCAAACTCCCCGGCATGAGTGGCCTCGATCTTTGCCGGCAGATCAGAAAAGACAATCAGATCGCCGTTATCCACGCTCTGACCGGCTACAGCAACTTTTTCGGGTTTCTGGAATGCCGGAGTGCCGGTTTTGACGATTTCTTCACGAAACCGGTCGCGCTGAAGGCGCTTTTCAAGGCTGCCGAGGAGGCCTTTGAAAAACTCGAGCGCTGGAAAGTTTTTGTATACGACCTGGCATGACCTCATCCACGCGCCCCCATCACGCCCCGCGTGACGAGACAAAGTCCCGTTCCGCCCGCCGCCTGTTAAACCGAACTCCTGATCCGTTCAGAGAATCACGTCGTCGAGCGACCGTTTGGGCACGTGATGGCCTCCGTTTTCATCTCTCCAGTACCGGATGTCGCCCCCGGATTTAAGAGATTCAATCGTAACGGATTCACGAGGCCTGCCCAGAGCCAGCACGAGAAGGATTTCATACTGATCGGAGATGTTGAGGACCGTCCGCAGAGATTCTTTTTTGATCGAAGCGATCATGCAGCCGCCCAGCCCCCGTTCCACCGCGCCCAGCATCACGCTCTGGGCGGCGATGCCGGAGTCGCAGCCGAAGTTGCGGGTCACGGTCGTATCCCCCAGCATCACGATATACCCGGAGGGACGCTCTCCCTCGGAAGGACCAGGCCAGTCCTTCAGATAGCCGGCCCAGGCAAGACAGGGAAAAATCCGGGCGTTCTTTCGGGAATCGGCGGAAAGAACATACCGGAGCGGC is a window encoding:
- a CDS encoding FIST N-terminal domain-containing protein, which translates into the protein MTDTKQDMMEDKREHPKAENLPKIEVGCGAAKGDDSYAAGFKAAGKALAGITSYRLSAVIVFASASYHLDEVLSGIRAAVGRVPIFGASSAGEICNGTLSESVSVTALASPFLSVGVGIGKEVSTDWRKAIHAAIDSGGLNRYFTPQDGSYYNSMTLEGRSAFAILFSPASTSHSDSYSPEILEELKRLSLGRLLFFGGAAVDAEKTSGHENFIFYNDQVCSDSMILAVFETTLRFGIAMGHGLHPTAKRARITRVRDYEVLELDGRRAADVFAEFHDLKKADLESKPLFEQNLNHLGMRDALGHYTIFTPRCFTPEGGILLAHPAPEGAFLVLMEAVEDDMIAAGKNTLRQAMMQSGINRPAAILVCSCFLRMLLLGNRIDEEIAAITDIMPGTPVTGFYSAGEQGSNDDHISRHNNESIVILLLGNELSYAAQVAGENRIMQRALEFRISEQKRLEKELADQVRFLQTLIKTIPSPVFYKDQQGRYLGCNRAFEEYNHISRTYLLGKSNWDFLPRDQAELHCKVDADLAEKGGKAVYECSIAGKDGELFHFLNNKAVFHRADGSLGGIIGVLVDITDRKNTEEALRASEEKFLKAFHNNPTMMIICTADEGRVIEVNDSCLRIMGFTRLEMMGKTSGQLNIHACLEQRDTLLRMMEEKGSVRNMEISLRTKSGEIRHCLFSAEQIQLQKGNHILLLLQDVTDQKRSEEERLQRIRLQSILNMAGTICHEFNQPMQVLSGYIDLLLSRAWEDSKVHGSLLKIKEQTARMTQITRKLMTLNDPSVQDYAGIGKIVNLNGDQGK
- a CDS encoding heavy-metal-associated domain-containing protein; the encoded protein is MKKIKISGMSCNHCVMAVTRALHGIEGIRDVSVDLKTGEATFEETIPVDPEIIRKRISEAGYEVVG
- a CDS encoding response regulator translates to MGDKKILLVDDEDQILQMLKEAFSLYGYKVKTASSAEEALDVLAKESIMVMFLDLKLPGMSGLDLCRQIRKDNQIAVIHALTGYSNFFGFLECRSAGFDDFFTKPVALKALFKAAEEAFEKLERWKVFVYDLA
- a CDS encoding heavy metal translocating P-type ATPase; the encoded protein is MSDKAILHISGMTCASCVRRVEEGLREMAGVEKAAVNFATEQAVVDFDPAAVKPEQLGKKVRELGYEVVRIDQPVSGGLDKTTISVGGMTCAACVRRVENALKTVGGVKDVSVNLATARATVLHEQTWNGVAGLKQAVTDQGYEFLGVLDELQEDPIAAARIREIRDLRLRFTVGAVLSVIIFMGSMQHWFPFLHAIPPRPLQMVLFVLTAPVVFWVGSRFFVGALKAARQKTSDMNTLVAIGALSAYLYSALATFFPRFFAEAGIMPHVYYDGAAVIVTLILLGRLLEAGAKGRTSQAIRRLVGLKPKTARVVRDGREQDIPVEELLKGDLIVVRPGEKIPTDGIVRSGASAVDESMLTGESVPVNKEPGNEVFGATLNRSGSFTFEATKIGAETALAQIIRLVEEAQGSKAPIQRLADRVAAVFVPTVLAIGLVTFIVWYFFIPEPVFSRALLNFVSVLVIACPCALGLATPTAVMVGTGLGAEHGILIKGGESLEKAYRLTIVVFDKTGTLTRGEPEVTDIVPAEGFTPQNVLQTALSIESLSEHPLAQAIVKRGKAEGLSPLPVENFEALSGLGTRAKIAGRSCLLGNPRLMVQEGMALQGLDRQAADLAGQGKTCVLVAEEGLVIGLIALSDVPRESAGAAIAALKVAGLRVAMITGDNASTGQAIARQLEIDQVLAEVLPGDKAREIRRLQQEGQIVAMVGDGINDAPALTAADIGIAIGAGTDVAIEASDITLMTGDLQAVPRAIRLSFETMKVIRQNLFWAFIYNIIGIPIAAGVLYPFFGILLNPEFAAAAMALSSVSVVSNSLRLRHTGLKKDKNG
- a CDS encoding MBL fold metallo-hydrolase yields the protein MLFQRIESEGLAQYSYLVGDSREAVVIDPRRDIDVYLEAATFQGYRIVAVLETHRHEDFVLGSVELAARTGAEIWHADGQWDYQYGEAVGDGQTWKIGRLKLEAIHSPGHTPGSMSYLLYDADGNPWMVFTGDALFAGDVGRVDFLGEDRMKKMAWLLYDTLHRRLLPLGDEVIVCAGHGAGSVCAGDISDRLWTTIGLERRYNPKLQFPDRDAFIRGVARKLEYAPYFREMERLNLEGPPLLGALPVPTPLTAAAFASRLESSLVVDTRMELGFGAAHVPGALSIWLGGLPGYAGWFLPYDRPLLLIHDCDDLSPVVRYLIRMGYECPAGYLAGGMLSWHTAGYENRTVRMVPVTDLCRLLDAGEKAYILDVRSEEERETYGAISGALNIHLTLLPGRMDEVPKDGTVYIFCASDLRSMIAASLLERAGWENMAVVLGGLIGWNSTTCKIV
- a CDS encoding nitroreductase family protein, whose product is MTIRELVLKNRSYRRFDEKEPLSEELLRELVDLARLSPSAANLQPLRYVLSADSRKNARIFPCLAWAGYLKDWPGPSEGERPSGYIVMLGDTTVTRNFGCDSGIAAQSVMLGAVERGLGGCMIASIKKESLRTVLNISDQYEILLVLALGRPRESVTIESLKSGGDIRYWRDENGGHHVPKRSLDDVIL